In one Tachysurus vachellii isolate PV-2020 chromosome 24, HZAU_Pvac_v1, whole genome shotgun sequence genomic region, the following are encoded:
- the tlr2 gene encoding toll-like receptor 2 → MKASLSIFICFSLSWTRTQTSERPNCYGCDEDLFCDCSAKNFHHIPIVPTDVLSLDVSYNEIESIYQKDLTAYTELRTLKLQKNKLSMIHQEAFDSLHKLEELDLSFNELENIYSVWFSHLRSLKHLNILGNQYTTLGSVALFQFLKNPALKKLQFGNTFIKDVKQNMLLNIVQLDELTFVGANLRSYETGSFQMAQPIRAVTLSLQGLFQENPALVSKILRDVSHPETSLIIRDISLMTTKPIQTLQEVRQGCTRRLSFQNCSTTDEGVTLILKVLDGSPLSYIDLEDIYLIGRGWWQKAQQTHLENLHTIFIHNVEIQGFIGFSSMLQLVFLLKHLTKISVINCTVFVIPCITTYFLRNVEYLDLSQNLLSDITMQETLCNGQCYMHNLNTLNVSHNSLKSLQLMVHLVSGLQKLTALDVSHNDFLKMPQDCNWPVSLRFLNVSATKLHKVTSCIPLSLTALDLSQNYLTAFHLHLPKLVELWLTGNRFISLPEGGQFPSLQMLFIQRNTLNMFNKSDLMAFQSLQFLEAGQNNFVCSCEFVEFFKGHVDHLITLRDGHHSYVCDSPPSLRDLTIDKAQLSVFKCHMILSVSVVCSVTVVFLIVAVIVCYKLHVFWYLQMTVAWLKAKGKPAVYSADATLLYDAFVSYSQHDAEWVEEILVPELESSEPPFALCLHKRDFLPGRWIVDNIIESIESSYRTLFVLSENFVTSEWCRYELNFSHFRIMDENNDSAILILLEPIAKETIPKRFCKLRKIMNSRTYLEWPQDEGRREEFWHNLRAVLKRED, encoded by the coding sequence atgaaGGCATCACTGTCCATATTTATCTGCTTTAGCTTGTCTTGGACTCGCACTCAGACATCCGAGAGACCAAACTGTTACGGATGCGATGAAGATCTCTTCTGCGACTGTTCTGCAAAGAATTTCCACCACATACCCATAGTCCCCACCGATGTTCTTTCCCTTGACGTGTCTTACAATGAGATTGAGTCCATTTATCAGAAGGATCTTACTGCCTACACAGAGCTGAGAACTTTAAAGCTGCAGAAGAACAAACTCAGCATGATCCACCAAGAAGCGTTTGATTCCTTGCACAAACTGGAGGAGCTTGATCTGTCCTTCAATGAACTGGaaaacatttattcagtgtGGTTTTCTCATCTTCGATCTCTGAAACATCTGAACATCTTGGGGAACCAATATACCACCTTGGGATCTGTTGCCCTTTTTCAATTTCTTAAAAATCCTGCCCTGAAAAAGCTCCAGTTCGGTAACACGTTCATCAAGGACGTAAAACAGAATATGTTGCTTAATATTGTACAGCTGGATGAGTTGACCTTTGTTGGTGCTAACCTAAGATCATATGAGACCGGAAGTTTCCAGATGGCTCAACCCATCAGGGCAGTTACACTCAGCCTTCAGGGGTTGTTTCAGGAGAATCCGGCGCTAGTATCAAAGATCCTTCGAGATGTTTCTCACCCTGAGACGTCCCTAATTATAAGAGACATTTCACTGATGACAACTAAACCCATACAAACTTTACAAGAGGTCCGTCAAGGTTGTACCAGAAGGCTTTCCTTTCAAAACTGCAGCACAACTGACGAGGGAGTCACGCTCATTCTAAAAGTATTGGATGGCTCTCCGTTGTCTTACATTGATTTAGAGGATATTTACCTTATCGGTAGAGGTTGGTGGCAGAAAGCGCAGCAGACACACTTAGAAAACCTACACACCATATTTATTCACAACGTAGAAATCCAGGGCTTCATCGGATTTAGCAGCATGTTACAGTTAGTGTTTCTGTTGAAGCATCTCACCAAGATATCCGTCATCAACTGCACTGTTTTTGTGATTCCCTGCATCACCACCTATTTTCTACGAaatgtggagtacttggacttGAGCCAAAATCTCCTATCAGATATCACCATGCAGGAAACCCTTTGCAATGGTCAATGCTATATGCACAACCTGAACACGCTCAATGTAAGTCACAACTCACTGAAATCTCTCCAGCTCATGGTCCACCTGGTCTCGGGTCTCCAAAAGCTCACGGCGCTCGACGTGAGTCACAACGACTTTTTAAAGATGCCACAGGATTGCAATTGGCCTGTAAGTCTCAGGTTCTTGAATGTCTCTGCTACTAAACTTCATAAGGTTACTTCGTGCATACCTCTGAGCCTGACTGCTCTGGATTTGAGCCAGAACTACCTCACGGCGTTCCACCTCCATCTTCCCAAACTTGTGGAGCTctggctaacaggaaacaggtttATTTCCCTACCAGAAGGTGGACAGTTTCCCAGCCTGCAGATGCTGTTCATTCAAAGAAACACATTGAACATGTTTAACAAAAGCGACCTGATGGCATTCCAGTCTCTCCAGTTCTTGGAAGCTGGTCAGAACAATTTCGTTTGCAGCTGTGAGTTTGTCGAGTTCTTTAAAGGTCATGTCGACCACTTGATTACTCTAAGGGACGGACATCACAGCTACGTGTGTGACTCTCCGCCCTCGTTGAGAGATCTGACCATCGATAAAGCTCAGCTATCAGTCTTTAAGTGTCACATGATCTTGTCAGTATCTGTTGTCTGCTCTGTGACTGTCGTCTTCCTGATCGTCGCAGTAATCGTCTGCTACAAGCTTCACGTCTTTTGGTACCTACAGATGACTGTGGCATGGTTAAAGGCGAAAGGTAAACCAGCTGTATACAGTGCAGACGCTACGCTACTCTATGATGCTTTTGTATCATACAGTCAGCACGATGCAGAGTGGGTGGAAGAAATCCTCGTGCCAGAGTTAGAAAGCTCTGAACCTCCGTTTGCTCTGTGTCTGCACAAGAGAGACTTCCTTCCAGGCCGCTGGATCGTCGACAACATCATCGAGTCCATTGAAAGTAGCTACCGAACTCTCTTCGTTCTATCAGAGAACTTTGTGACGAGCGAGTGGTGCCGCTACGAGCTGAACTTTTCACATTTCCGGATCATGGACGAGAACAACGACTCGGCCATCCTGATCCTGTTGGAGCCGATCGCCAAAGAAACAATTCCTAAGCGTTTCTGCAAACTCCGCAAAATAATGAACTCCAGGACGTACCTCGAGTGGCCTCAGGACGAAGGAAGGCGAGAAGAATTCTGGCACAACCTCAGAGCTGTACTTAAGAGAGAGGACTAG
- the socs1b gene encoding suppressor of cytokine signaling 1b — MVHHNEPPDPSAPPQEAVPVAVTADIPTPQTHLDTVTHPAPRTHFRPFRDVDERSLVASTTRFLGNSGFYWGPLDVDEAHARLMSLPIGTFLIRDSMQTDVFFTLSYRSEDGPTSVRVLLKSCGFALDGSKHAFPCLFELLNFYMKSPKRSLKQPYRGSAPQNLQELCRRAVVKTYGKENLNKLSVSTVLKDFLQLYPFSI; from the coding sequence ATGGTGCATCACAATGAACCTCCTGATCCTTCTGCCCCACCACAAGAAGCTGTTCCGGTTGCCGTGACCGCTGATATTCCGACTCCTCAGACTCATCTGGATACTGTGACTCATCCGGCTCCTCGGACTCATTTCCGGCCTTTCCGGGATGTGGACGAGCGCTCCCTCGTGGCCAGCACAACACGTTTCCTGGGGAACAGTGGATTTTACTGGGGTCCTCTGGACGTCGACGAAGCCCACGCTCGATTGATGTCTCTTCCCATCGGCACCTTCCTAATCCGGGACAGCATGCAAACGGACGTCTTCTTCACGCTGAGCTATCGCTCTGAGGACGGGCCCACCAGCGTCCGGGTCCTCCTTAAAAGCTGCGGGTTCGCCCTGGATGGCAGTAAGCACGCTTTCCCATGTCTGTTCGAACTGCTGAACTTTTACATGAAGTCACCCAAGAGGAGTCTGAAGCAGCCGTACCGAGGCTCTGCACCACAGAATCTTCAGGAGCTGTGCAGGAGAGCCGTAGTGAAAACCTACGGCAAGGAAAACCTCAACAAGCTCTCTGTGTCCACCGTGTTGAAAGATTTCCTTCAGTTATATCCTTTCAGCATTTGA